Part of the Corynebacterium canis genome is shown below.
CAAATCCTTGAGGTACACCACGCCCACGATATCGTCCACGTTTTCGCCGATCACCGGGATGCGGGAATGCCCGGAGCGCACGCACAGCGCGGTGGCGTTGCCGGCGGTTTTTTCCTGTTCGATCCAGACCATCTCCGGGCGCGGCACCATCACCGAGCGGGCGGTGGTGGAGGCGAGATCGAACACAGATTGGATCATGCGGCGTTCCTCCCGCTCCACGATCCCATGCTCCTGCGCGATATCCACCATTTCCCGCAGCTCGTGCTCGTTTGCAAACGGGCCGTCGCGGAAACCCTTGCCGGGGGCCAGCACATTGCCCACCCAGATCAGCACCCGCGCCACCGGCCCCAATACAAACGCCAGTACGGAAAGGATCATGGCGGAACGCAGCGACACCGTGTACGGATTCTGCCGCCCGATGGTGCGCGAATACACGCCCACCACCACGAAGGTCACCACCGTAAGCACCACCGTGGCCACCAGCAGGGCCATGGATTCTCTAGCGAACAGGTGGTAGGCCAATGCGGTGGTCAACACCGCGCCCACGGATTCCAGCAGGGTGCGCAGCAACACCAGCAGGTTGATGTGTTCGGCGCGCCGATCCAGCACCCGCAACATCGTGGCGGCGCCGGGTTGTTCGTCGCGGTGAAGTTCCTCCACCCGGGTGCGGGAAATCGAGGTGACGGCGGATTCCACCGTGCCGAGCGCCCCCGCGAGCAGGATGGTGGCCACGGCACCGAAACCCAGCCAGACCTCCATCAGTCAGCTTCCCCTCCGCTATTCGGAAAGGCTTTCGGCCCGGTCGGCTTCGGCTCGTACGCCCCGCCCGCGTCGTACCAAGCCGCCAGCAGCTCGTTCTGGAGCGCGAACATTTCCTGTTCCTCGGCGGGCTCGACGTGATCATAACCCAGCAGGTGCAGGCACCCGTGCACCACCAGCAGTGCAAGCTCGTGCCCGAGGGAATGCCCGGCGCGCTCCGCCTGCCCGGCCGCGAACTCGGGGCACAGCACAATATCGCCGAGCATGGCGGGGCCAGGGTGCACGGCGTCGGGACGCCCGCCACCCGGGGTGAGCTCATCCATGGGGAAGCTCATCACGTCCGTGGGCCCCTCCAGGTCCAGCCATCGAACATGCAAATCGGCGATGGTATCAAGGTCCACGATATGGATCGCCGCCTCCGCGTCGCGGTGCACGTCCATGGCGGCCAGGGCGAAGCTGGCCACGTCCATCAATGCCTCTTCATTGATCCCCTCAATGCCGGATTCATTGAA
Proteins encoded:
- a CDS encoding hemolysin family protein, with protein sequence MEVWLGFGAVATILLAGALGTVESAVTSISRTRVEELHRDEQPGAATMLRVLDRRAEHINLLVLLRTLLESVGAVLTTALAYHLFARESMALLVATVVLTVVTFVVVGVYSRTIGRQNPYTVSLRSAMILSVLAFVLGPVARVLIWVGNVLAPGKGFRDGPFANEHELREMVDIAQEHGIVEREERRMIQSVFDLASTTARSVMVPRPEMVWIEQEKTAGNATALCVRSGHSRIPVIGENVDDIVGVVYLKDLVQRTYHATDGGQSVRVADVMRAATFVPDSKPLDELLHEMQVHRNHIAMLVDEYGGIAGLISIEDILEEIVGEIADEYDAAEIAPIERLGENTFRVVSRLSLEELVELVEESCGIELFFDEDVTEEVDTVGGLLALELGRVPLPGSKVETHGMTLVAAGKRDRRGRMRMTTVTVEVHPTPED
- the ybeY gene encoding rRNA maturation RNase YbeY; amino-acid sequence: MSIEVFNESGIEGINEEALMDVASFALAAMDVHRDAEAAIHIVDLDTIADLHVRWLDLEGPTDVMSFPMDELTPGGGRPDAVHPGPAMLGDIVLCPEFAAGQAERAGHSLGHELALLVVHGCLHLLGYDHVEPAEEQEMFALQNELLAAWYDAGGAYEPKPTGPKAFPNSGGEAD